TGTCGGCGCCGCGATATGGGGCGTCTGGGCCGCGCGCAGCCGCACCACCGAGGACATAGCCGAGCTCGCCGGTTACGCCCGCTTCCGCGCCGCCATGGACCGGACCCACTCGAGCGGCGGATCCGTCTGACGGCCACCACGGACGGACCGGCCCCACGAGTGCACTGACAGACCCGTCCCGTACTGTCGTTCCATGCCACGCCGCACCGTGACGATGCTCGCCGCCACCCTCTCGCTCATCGCGCTGCTCTGTGCGGGAGTCCTCATCCCGGTGCCCTACTCCGAGATGAGCCCGGGCCCCACGGTCAACACGCTGGGTGACGCCAGGGGCGAGCCGGTGCTGCGGATCTCCGGCCACGAGACGTACCCGACCTCCGGCCACCTGAACATGACCACCGTCAGGGTCACCGGTGCGGAGTACCGGATGAACCTCGTGGAGGCCGTCGCGGGATGGATCGCCGAGGACGCCGTCGTCGTACCGCACGACACCCTCTACCCCGACGGCAAGACGGCGGAACAGTCCACGCAGGAGAACGCCGAGGAGTTCAGCCAGTCCCAGGAGAGCGCCCGCGTCGCCGCGCTCGGGCAGCTGGGCATCCCCGTCTCCGCCCGGGTGGTCGTCTCCTCGGTCCAGAAGGACAGCCCCGCCGAGGGCAGGCTGCACGCCGGTGACGTGATCAAGTCCGTCGACGGCACTCCGGTGCGCGACCCCAAGGACGTGGCGAAGATCGTCACCAAGCGGCGGCCCGGCAAGCCGGTCACCTTCACCATCGTCCCCGCGAAGGACGCCGCCGCAGCGGAGAAGGCGGGCCGCGCGCCCACCACCAGCGCGACCGTCACCGTCCCCACCAAGCGGGCGCCCGACGCGGACCGGGCGATCGTCGGCATCCAGGCGGGCAGGGACCACACCTTCCCGTTCGCGATCGACA
This portion of the Streptomyces changanensis genome encodes:
- a CDS encoding YlbL family protein; the protein is MPRRTVTMLAATLSLIALLCAGVLIPVPYSEMSPGPTVNTLGDARGEPVLRISGHETYPTSGHLNMTTVRVTGAEYRMNLVEAVAGWIAEDAVVVPHDTLYPDGKTAEQSTQENAEEFSQSQESARVAALGQLGIPVSARVVVSSVQKDSPAEGRLHAGDVIKSVDGTPVRDPKDVAKIVTKRRPGKPVTFTIVPAKDAAAAEKAGRAPTTSATVTVPTKRAPDADRAIVGIQAGRDHTFPFAIDIKLDDVGGPSAGLMFALGIVDKLTPGALTGGRFVAGTGTIDDTGKVGPIGGIEMKLVGAREAGARYFLTPAANCPSAAPATPEGLTLIKVDTIADAVKSLEKVRKGDTAGLPDCSPG